The following nucleotide sequence is from Bombina bombina isolate aBomBom1 chromosome 11, aBomBom1.pri, whole genome shotgun sequence.
GAAACCAAAATCAATTACTTTAATTTCACTTCTGGAAGGTTGTTTCAATATAATATTTTCTGGTTTTAGGTCACAATGCATGATTTTACTTTTGTGCAAACCATTCAAGCAGTTCAAAGTGGAATAAGTGAAATCACACACTAAAGGTAAGCTGAAACCTTGTTCTGTTTTATCTATCTGATCTTGAAGGCTCATGTATAATAGCTCAAATGTCATGCAGACATGATTTCGAAAAGTAAAGTTATCCAGAATATGTATCACATTCATTTTATTATCCTTGTCTTGTTTCCTGAGGACTTCCAAAATTTGGATTTCACGGGCAGCTAGATGACAAGCTGTTTCATTATTCCTAACCATTTTTAATGCCACGTGTTGCTGTAGCTTATGATCATAGACCTTGGCAACTTGACCAAATCCTCCTCTCCCAATGGCTGTTAGAAATTCATATCTGTATGCAATATGGCCATTAGGTATGTGCAGGTAAAACCCTCTTTTATCATCAAAACCTCTGTTATTTGGGtcattaaatgtattaaatgtatgtTGATGTTTATCTGCATTTTGACCCACAAAAAAGATTTCAGTGTAATTAAAAATTTCAAGATGTTCAAAAGAGGTTAGCATATCCTTGTAGCATGCTATTGCTTGTCCAGGTGTTAATGAGTGCCTTTCTAAGCTTGATGAGTGCCTTTCTAAGCTTGAAGTTGAGGGACCTGCATTACAAGTTGACTCTTCTTGGTGTTGTTTACTCTCAAGGCCATAGTTATGATCGTTGACATTTTCTGTGCCATTTGTTAGTGCTCCATTTTCAAGTTCCTGTTGAATAGTGTCTTCAATCACACTGTTTGCAATATCAACGTTTCCTATGCAAGAAACTGTCTGTCTAAATCTCTTCCAAAGTCTCCTAAAAACATTGGGTCTGTTTTGTGTTGAAGGCTTTGATCTTCTCAagaagcggcagctgaagaatgGAAAGCGTATGCATGCCGTATCCTCATCAAAACTGTTGGTTGTATTTCCAGTCACAGTAGATGTGACAGACTCAGGTTGCTCAACACTATTACATTGCCCATCCATTTCCTGTCAGTAATCAAGTAAGTATTTGTAGACCTAAAGGCTGAGTTTGCTTTTTCCTACTCTATTGTTATTATGATGTCATAACACTGCACTATATTGCATTGTCATAGTAGATCAGATTCCAATTCAGCTTTGTCTACACATTCCACAGCAACAATGCAGCTATGTTACAGTTATGATATCATAAATGGCAAAGGGTTGCAGCATAAGTGATAACTCTTCTAGCAGggcaatgtacacctgcatatacAATATGTAACTCCTTCCACACATATATTGCCCCATTTAATTAAACAAACCTAGAGCCCCCTACTGGTCAATATAATTGCAAGACATACCCTTGAAAAAGTATTTTAATCATTGAAACATTGACAAATCCATTTTCATGTTCATTACCTTTGGTTTCATAGTATCCAGTTAAAATATCCAATAAGCCTTAGGTTACTTTAGAACATGTTCCCTATCACATTCCCCATCTCAATCTGTGCATTCATTATTTGATATCTCAGTTGCCTTACAGAATAACCAGCTGTTAAAAAGTGATGGGCAAATGGGACAGTTTCATTatttccctgcatatcactcttgTGTTCAACTATCTCCTTGTGTGCTTTCCTTGATAATTCATAttagggaatgaagcaaattagataacagaaatacattggaaagttgtttaaaattgcatgctctttctaaatcatgaaagaaacaaattgggtttcatgtccctaacaCTGTTACGTTtgcataaaaagttgcacaaaacacatcaaaaatacatttaaaagtacagttacactcataataacacaatctaataaaattatttaaaacaaggtTTATCaaaagttataaggctcaaagatatgaggtctgtcagaaaaaaggcatgcaaagggctttaacatagagatacatacatatacatgtctaaatatgtaactgtatgtatatatttgtatatatgtgtacatatttatttctatgtgtatacatgtatttacagacatatatacacatataaacacataaatacatatgtatacatatatagatataggtgtgtgtatgtatttacagacatatatacacatataaacacgtaaatacatatgtatacatatatagatataggtgtgtgtgtgtatttacagacatatatacacatataaacacataaatacatatgtatacatatatacacatataaacacataaatacatatgtatacatatatacacatataaacacatacatacatatgtatacatatatagatatatatacacatataaacacataaatacatatgtatacatatatagatataggtttatgtgtgtatatatttacagacatatatacacatataaacacatagtgatgtgctgtcataggaggcaggggaggcagcgcctcccctgtcctatgtgtgtattaacactttatttataattaaaaaaaaaaaaataataataatattttttaagttataatatatatttttgttgtatcCTAATGTACCCCCAGCCCCCCCCAGCCCTCTCAGCCCTCCACCGCCATACAAAAAAATATACTTAGCAAGTTACCAATATTAGCCATCTCCATCAAGATTCCATATTGtgcaaaggagaggctgtgagccgttccgctgcccctcctttgcacaatatggatgtGTTAGAGGAACATTGCaaaagactgccacccagtggtgcttAATCGCCAGGACATACAGCTCAATAGAGGCTATGTCTATTGATAGCCTCTGCCAGAGCCCAGCCAATCAGCGCCCGGCTCTCTCTTTCAGCATGATCACAGTAGGCGGGGAAGAGAGAGCCGTCAGAAAGGCGCCAAGTTCAGTTAGAGATGCACAAGATACCTGGTGGGGAGCTAGCTCGGGGTTTAAACTAGGCTAGGCTGAGACTCTGAGCATTCTGGTTGTGATCCTGTTGTATAAAAATTCATTTTTGTCCCTGCTGCCTAAAAGCACGATTTGGATCCTTCCTGTTGCTGCCTGTGTGCTGGGCTATATATGCAGAGCTGGGTCTGGCAGGCTTCAGGTAAGGAAAGCTGCTCTGGAGATGGCTTCAAGCCAGGCAGTGCACAGTAATGCTTTGTACCGTTTTTGGCAGCAAAAGAGTGCTTTTTGCACTGTTTCCACAGATGTTCTCACATTCCGTTTTtctaaccccctccccccccccctcttgcacACTGGCTGTACTACTTAACTGTCCTGAGCTGACTACGGCTTGTGTTCTATGATGCACGCAGCACAACTGCAGAAAACTGTCAGTGACACTAACAGAGCTTCTGTGTCAGTCAAGGCAGCTGCAGGAGCTGGCTGTTGCGATATCACACTCTAAAGCATTTCTATCCCAGTTAGGGTGACCACATATctaaactgccattcagggacgccgcaccccccccccccccccccccgcagcacccccccaaatttttttttatattaaacaagCAACTGTAATACATGCAATTTATCCCCATTCCCCATGTGTACTGTACATACTGAATGGCGACCATCTTCCTGCTCCTTTCCCATTGCCCATCCTTATCTCTTCGCCTATCAGACTGACACACTCTGACTCCTCGTCCTCGGCTCCAGTTCAACTAGGGCAGGCACTCCACCACCCACGTACACAgcgcagtacacacacacactagtactgtAGGCACTGTAGGAAGGCACCAGAGGGGGcgggtgtgacagacccttctgtcaggactgaagtagttaactgtgtttagctttaagaaactattttctaaacacaggttgctggctccaaccataatttagttagttataagaattccattgtttgatcaccctcagagagaaaacgcctaagtgataagaagagccaagagtgtcttgtggttgaagtgtttaagtaaaataattctattgtatcatgtcaaagggcttgttccctccatgtaatgtacaacagtctttcaacccccatctggggggggggggggtcagacctgcataaatactaggcatagcctttaataaatgacattctgttttaaacctgaaactggctgggttgtgaattgctgattccctatgcaggacattgttccctggtactaacccttggtacactgttggtaccgtaacaattggtggcaagcgacggaatgaaccttatcgcccagaagagcaactacacaagccagtaacctcaggaagagggggattattacaatactgactaagatggaaagagtaccagggacagaaggaaccaatgggcccagcatagcagacagaacccccgcagaagcaagctttgatcgggcggttaaaataagactggcacattatggccccaacccatctgcggaaattatcgaccgggtcatagcagctgtggaggccaacctacttcgccaaagcggcgctgcagcaaacccagtggaaaagagaaaagtaaattttgcagcttttaaaaacttcctggaaacagaaggagagattgatgggtaccttgcggattttgagaggcaatgtgcactacacaaggtacccgcagaggactgggtcatgatattatccggaaaattatccggccgggccagtgaggcttttcgggccattccagatgaggaagtcggggattataatactgtaaaagaggctctgctctccaggtatgcggttacaccggaggcataccggaggcggttcagagacactgttaaattagctggtgattcctaccttgagtgggcatgtaaggtgcaccgcacagcagctcactggatagcggggtgccaagccgtatctggggaagaggtgctgcagctattcctgttggaacattgcttcgacaagttacccgcaggagttcgagagtgggttggggaccgtaaaccctccaccctgcatgaagcggctcgcttggcagatgagtatacggatgcccgcaaactggacactgctaccactaagccccctgctagagtggagtacagacccccagtcaccccagcagctgccagttaccaacccccagcgcaccgctataccacacggcatccggccacgaactaccctcagagagcccggttcaattcgcagggctactcacaaccgattcggtgctttagatgtaagcaactagggcacaaaagaccagagtgtcccctaaacgcagcgaaccaagcgcagtcctggagaagacccgccggcggaatcccacgtaatcctcagcctgcggcccgctacgtagaggcgcaagaatgctggagcatcctacatgaggcagaccttgtgcaagctgcccaccggaataaccggcaactggttaaagtgaatgggaagaaggtcagtggtctacgggatactggtgctaccatgaccttgcttcaaaagaacttggtgtctgagaaacagtacactggagatactgtggctgtgagggtagcagagggcgatgtgttcagcctacctgttgccagggtacatttggattggggagtgggcgctagacctgtgaatgtgggggtcaagaaggacttacctgctgatgttcttcttggaaatgacttggccccccttgtttctgcctacgctcctatgggtcccgctgatgttaaccctgtgactacccgtgcccagatccgtgcagcagagactgacccacctgctgctaagccccaggatgctgagctcagtaaatctctatccgctattgatatgtggaggtcccgttacaatgcgctgatgaaggagaagaggagcgcagaggaaaaagcacgtttagaacgtgaatctctgctagacaagctgcaccgagagactgcagaaaacaccagcttgagagtgggacatgaaaccttaaaggcaaacttagcgacacttgaggagaagctgacgctggctcatagtgaggtgcagcaactcaagggcaccctatgtcagtatgaagggattgtggatacctataaagagcaggtacagaaaactcgtaaagaagctgatgggattttgaaggactgtttggccctggtctgggcactgaggaatttgaacccttgtttgtatggacaggaattctctctcataacgggaatacagatggattgtcccagcaaactgacatgcctaccacctcctagtccggtcatccccaggttgacccgcaaaagggtcaagccgggtctgccggagtgttccacaaggggggagctatgtgacagacccttctgtcaggactgaaggagttaactgtgtttagctttaagaaactattttctaaacacaggttgctggctccaaccataatttagttagtgataagaattccattgtttgatcaccctcagagagaaaacgcctaagtgataagaagagccaagagtgtcttgtggttgaagtgtttaagtaaaataattctattgtatcatgtcaaagggcttgttccctccatgtaatgtacaacagtctttcaacccccatctggggggggggggtcagacctgcataaatactaggcatagcctttaataaatgacattctgttttaaacctgaaactggctgggttgtgaattgctgattccctatgcaggacattgttccctggtactaacccttggtacactgttggtaccataACAGCAGGGATATATACGAAAAATAACATACATATCCCCACTTCCCTCCCTCATAACTGGTGGCGCCTCTTGTCTGGAGTTTGGCCCTGAGCCTGCCCCTGCCCCCTGGGACGATGTCTTCTAGACTCTATGAGTCTCACGATCTGCGCTGCGGGAAGTCAGCAACAAGCCACTCTAGAGTCCTGAGACTTCAATCCGTCTGACGCCAGTGCTGGCTTTCACTGCTGTCAGTGCtggttttcagttttttatttcatTCCGGGACACTGAATGAAGATACCCGGGACCCGGGACAGACCattaaaatgcgggactgtcccgggcaatacgggacacgtggtcaccctAATCCCAGTGCTTCTGATCACAGCTTTTCCAGCACTGCTGTAACACACTGAGTGATCAGAAGCACTGGGATAGAAATGCTTTAGAGTGTGATATCGCAACAGCCAGCTCCTGCAGCTGCCTTGACTGACACAGAAGCTCTGTTAGTGTCACAGACAGTTTTACACAGGCAGCTGTAAAGGTGGGAGAGATATGCAGAGATCTGTGATAAATGCACAGCTGTTTCTCTGAACTAACGGTGGCGTGTGGGGGGAGGGCACTGAACTGCTTCCTTGTCTGCTGAACATACTGCATTCCTCATTACTGGGCCAGGCTGTAAACAGCAGTGCTGAACTATGTAAAAGACTTTATAAAATATTACTGACTTGGTAATGAGGAATGCTCAATGCAGCAGACAAGGAAAAAGTTCAGTCAGGGCTGGATTTATTACCCTACCTACCAGTAAGTGTGCACAAACAGAGACAGGTTCAGGTTGTCTTTAATTGCTTGACATTTTTGTCTATACACTGCTGGCTGCCTGGTTGTGATTATTTAGTGTGCTGCTGTATGttaggagagagagagtgtttgtgtgtgtgtgtgagagagagagagagagagagagagtgtgagagagagagagagtgtgtgagagagagagagagagagtgtgtgtgtgtgtgagagagagagagagagtgtgtgtgagagagagtgtgtgtgagagagagtgcgagagagagagtgtgtgtgtgagagagagatagtgtgtgtgtgagagagagagagagagagagagagagtgtgtgtgagagagagagtgtgtgtgagagagagtgtgtgagagagagagagtgtgtgtgtgtgtgagagagagagagtgtgtgtgagagagagtgtgtgtgagagagagtgtgtgtgagagagagtgtgagagagagagtgtgtgtgtgagagagagagaatgtgtgtgtgtgagagagagagagagtgtgtgtgtgtgtgtgtgtgagagagagagagagatagtgtgtgtgtgtgagagatagtgtgtgtgtgtgagagatagtgtgtgtgtgtgtgagagagagagagtgtgtgagagagagtgtgtgtgtgagagagtgtgtgtgagagagagtgtgtgagagagagagtgtgtgtgagagagagtgtgtgagagagagagtgtgtgtgtgagagagagagagtgtgtgtgtgtgtgtgagagagagagagtgagagagagagcgagtgtgtgtgtgtgagagagagtgtatgtgagagagagtgtgtgtgtgagagagagtgtgtgtgtgagagagagtgtgtgtgagagagagagagtgtgtgtgagagagagagtgtgagagagagagagtgtgtgtgtgagagagagagtgtggagagagagagtgtgtgtgtgagagagagtgtgtgagagagtgtgtgagagagagagtgtgtgtgtgagagagagagtgtgtgtgtgagagagagagtgtgtgtgagagagagagtgtggagagagagagtgtgtgtgtgagagagagagtgtgtgtgtgtgagagagagagtgtgtgtgtgagagagagagtgtgtgagagagagagtgtgtgtgagagagtgtgtgtgtgtgagagagtgtgtgtgtgagagagagtgtgtgtgtgtgagagagagtgtgtgtgtgagagagagtgtgtgtgtgagagagagagtgtgtgtgtgtgagagagagagtgtgtgtgtgtgagagagagtgtgtgtgagagacagagagtgtgtgtgtgagagagagagtgtgtgtgtgagagagagagagagtgtgtgagagaaagagtgtgagagagagagtatgagagagagagagtgtgtgagagagagtgtgtgtgtgagagagagagagagtgtgtgagagaaagagtgtgagagagagagtatgagagagagagagtgtgtgagagagagtgtgtgagagagagagtgtgtgtgagagagtgtgtgtgtgtgaaagagagtgtgtgtgtgtgagagagagagagagagagagagtgtgagagagagtgtgtgtgagagagagagtgtgtgagagactgtgtgtgtgtgtgtgagagagagagtgtgagagagtgtgtgtgtgtgagagagagagtgtgtgagagagagtgtgtgagagagagtgtgtgtgtgtgtgtgagagagagtgtgtgagagtgtgtgtgtgtgtgtgtgtgagagagagagtgtgtgagagagagtgtgtgtgagagagagtgtgtgtgagagagagtgtgtgtgagagagagtgtgtgt
It contains:
- the LOC128641679 gene encoding dual specificity tyrosine-phosphorylation-regulated kinase 2-like, which codes for MDGQCNSVEQPESVTSTVTGNTTNSFDEDTACIRFPFFSCRFLRRSKPSTQNRPNVFRRLWKRFRQTVSCIGNVDIANSVIEDTIQQELENGALTNGTENVNDHNYGLESKQHQEESTCNAGPSTSSLERHSSSLERHSLTPGQAIACYKDMLTSFEHLEIFNYTEIFFVGQNADKHQHTFNTFNDPNNRGFDDKRGFYLHIPNGHIAYRYEFLTAIGRGGFGQVAKVYDHKLQQHVALKMVRNNETACHLAAREIQILEVLRKQDKDNKMNVIHILDNFTFRNHVCMTFELLYMSLQDQIDKTEQGFSLPLVCDFTYSTLNCLNGLHKSKIMHCDLKPENIILKQPSRSEIKVIDFGFSRYDGEDVEPWIQTLYYRAPEVILGADCGMPMDMWSLGCTMAELFTGVPLFYSEDEYDQLACILELLGMPPQSLMDSSKRVNHFFSKKGYPKYCNITYSQDGSVKLNGSYSFPGKFRGPPGSREWGVALNGCDDPLFLKFLKGCLEWDPNLRMTPEQALRHPWLLNQLPGFYDVVSIPAYIFDEEELSEPTSCKSCSLRSVFFDVSEELSVDIISEECYVPSSTSCTESSEGCYILSSASSKSEAEITMPTRCKSCPF